aaattgaaataatgaGACGAAACACTTCTTGTATCTAAacatgaaattaatttttatgaaattttagaaaatgagagataaaaaagttgaataaagttattctaaagttaaaatatttttataatataattttttaatgttatatttgttttaaaatttgtaaaagttgaattatttttttcattttttttttaaagtttgaaaactttgtaatgattagtttgaaaatatttatagttaggtgatgcttgaaaaataaatgagatagGAAGAGATGAAAAACATTATAGAGTATTATCTTAGTGATTTGATCATTCCAAAAGCCATTCCAtgaaattgaagaaagaaaCATAGGATTTtcatgagaaataatatttataattataaaatgtgtcaatattgttttttttttttttttgaaaaagagactaaataccaatattatattaaaaattaattttttaataataaatcttactttttttcaaaacgattacgatatttatatattttatgattatatataacattactctttaaaattttaaaagaggaAATTCATAAAGCTCCGGCTCGATCGTGGCGTGCGCCGCACATGGCATGCATGGGTGCGTTCCATATAATTTTCcactacttaaaaaataaaattgtagatGATGATGCTCTTCATATTGTACTTGATCTACTATTAATTAATTGGTTCTTTATACCcaaatccattttttttaatacattagCTAGGATGCTTCTTGGTCTACCTTACTTTTAGCATAATCTGCTGTTTTAATTATTCCCCTTTTTATCTGCACTCAAATGGAGTAATATTTTACGTCGACCAACATTATCTTACACAATGTTGCATGGTGATTGAAGTGCGTGTtgaaatatgatattatatatagtcaagTTGGAATTATATATCCTGAGTTTAAAGGGTTAAGAATCTTAAGATGGTAGTAAACATTGTGCTTTTGtataattaaagttattttatttgtaaatcgGTGATGATTAGAACATATCATCTTAcatataatttgtaaaataaattttaagatttttatattaaattatatcatataaatattttattatatatattatttacacaaaatttttatcctCGCAATTTGAACAAGAgtgtccaaacaaaaataattgagTTTATAGTTATTTAGAATTGCGGGGCTTCTGCAGTgatgttttgaaaataaataagatagGATTAGTTTGGTTACAAATTAATCTTATCTCACTTCATATAatcgtataaaatataataaataattcaatttttttcaaatcttaaaataaaaataatattaaaaaattatattataatagtattttatataatttttaacaaaatatcttatctcatcttattaaaattatgtaaccaaacacatattcaataaaattgtAATCGTAGATTGTATGGGCGCTgtataatctttttgaaaatatatgagtaaatattatgtttatattaaaaaattaaacttttaataataaattatattttttttaaaataattatgtgataTTTACGTGTTCTCCTTGACTCTCCCTTCTCttataataaaagataaaaaagagtgTCATCCAAGCGTCCAACGAATCATTAAGTTATTAACAACCACGAACGCGCACGTTTACATTCCTCTCCTTTCAGACCCCCACAAAATCACTAATGTTTGTCGCTAAGTTGAAATTAAAGAAGGACTAACCAATGAAAAGCGAACAAATtagcattttttaatatatgtaaggTACAACAACAAGGGGtagctatttatttatttatttatatagagcAGGAGTATAGGAAATTACTACCCTGCATGCCCTCCACCCATTGTACATCTCAAAATATTACTCTATCCATCCAACAAACAACCcatcacaccatataaaaggccacaGAGCCCCacgaaaaaaatattcaattcaaTTCCCACTGTTTATGGGCTCTGGAGATGCCCACACAAGATCATTCTCTCGTCTTTCTAATCCCACCTCCTTTACTTCTTCAACAAAATTTAACTCAACTCCCGGGCTGTTTTTCTCTGTTCCTCTAATCCTCCGCCTCACGAAAATTGTCTTCACTGTCAGACAAAAAGCGAAGTTGTTATAGGTCAGCTCGTCATCAATAGCTTTTCTCATGAAAAATCCATACTTActgttctttttgttttaatgaACGTGAAATatggtttttttcttatttgtaaCAGATTCGCCATTCGGGAAGGGGAAGAAGAAAGGTTGCCTTTCTAGTCTTTCTCGGATAAGGGGTCATAATTTCCAACCAACCAATCGGAGCAgctgaagaagaacaagaaggaaCAAAAAAGACAGGTTGGTTAAGTTTCTTTCTTATCGTTCACGAGACTTGTTCCATTGGGTATTTGTTCGTCAAAGTGTTGACTTTATGCCTATGGGGtccctcttctcttttttcttccaatcagGTGATAAACAGGAATTGCTCCATTCGTTATGCCACGGTGACGCTGTATATTACTCTCGTCCAGACCCCTCTCTCTGCCTTTTGTTGCTGCAACTCTCTCTTCCTAGAAAGTGACGGAAATGGCGGACAATCCAAAGTTGGTGAGCTTCAGttttcggatttttttttttattgaaaaaaaaaataacaaattttcataaccttttttctttctccgtAACTATTTCATTgggttttgcatcttttcttcatttcttcgtCAATTGCCTGATTCACGTAcgtttcatctctctctctctctcggggcATGTTTTTTTGGGTTATTGGTTCCTGTTGTGCTCAGGATATACCTGATTCTTTGATAGGTGGTCTGTGGCCTAGAAGAGAATATGGGTAGGCAGGAAATCTCGGTTTCCGATCATATAAACGGATTTCAGTACTCGGCCGATAAATCCGATAGCTTTGTTATTGACATGGAGAGCTTATCTCATGGCGGCGCTAATAAAGAAATTACTGCAAATCCAAGAATTACTGTaaggttttcttctttttgtatcTCTGTTCAACGgttctgatttttttataaatcttttgagtttcccattcattttttaatttttaatttctcaatTATTGTTGACATTATTGAAATGGAGGAAACAAACATGGCTGAGATAGCACGTTAGCATTTTTCCGCACTGGTAGAAATGGGATAATGTCTATCTAAAGCATTACTATCTGCCAAACATTTCCGTACTCATTTTCCCTCTTCTTTAATGATACATTGATAAGAGTCAACAACTGAATTATTTCTTCTAAGAATCTCTTTGCCCTGTTTAATGTTCTTGGATACGGATTCAATGGCTACTGATCAATGTTCTTTGGTTTTGACATATTCTCATGGATGGAAAAGTTGCAGAGAAGCCTTTCGAGAAAAGGATCTCAGCGTGTTGGCGAGAAAAAGATAATTCCTATGACGACTGCCGCTGCTGCTGATAGAGATCCTGCTCTTGCTACATCCTCACCCAGAGGTACCATTTCGAAATTATAAACTCAGCTTTACAGCCATTACTTTTTGgccttttttaaaatttactgGTAATTTCATTATCATTACTTAATATTAAGATCAAGTAGTTTTATGAATTTGGTCTGTCCAGTTCCATACTAACCTTTACCGAGAAAGTTACGACTTTTGTCCACTTGTAGACGAATTGAAAGCCTTTAAGATTTGGGCCTAacttattgtaaaatataataatatatataccgataaaaaatataataatacatcactGCTCGTTCCTAACCTCTACCAGCCTCACACCGAGGTGGGTGACTCACAAGTATTTCATGTCTCCTGGATCCATTATcaacttattattttatgatcataattatcatcatcatcattagtgattattatcattattattattgaattacatgattttttttccttcttctttttgtggGTGTGGGGAAGGGGACATGAATCGCCTTGGTACAGAGATTTATGGTGGGTTTGCTCTACGTCTGCTGAGTTCTTACCTGCCTTTAAGCGTATTGGGGATACAATTAATCAATTAGGGTGGATTTAACATGTGGGAAGGGTGAGATTTCTTTATAAGTGAGTTCGAAGTCTCTAGCTTCCACAATTTGAAGCAAAATCACCTTTGTATGAAATGATTACAGGCTCCACATAGCAATTAAGTAGATTACACTCGTGAGAGCTGATATATTACCTGACTGCTGGATCACAATGCCCTGTACATCTAATGGGTTTTGGACCACGGtgcatttttttgtttctttctctttcttcagTTTGGTAGAAGCAACGActcatcagaaaaaaaaaaaaaaaaaaggaagtttgGTAGAAACATAGATGAcacattattattctttttttgttgGCATACATATATCCTTGAGGCATGTGAAATTGCATTATTGGAGATTTAGGTGGTGAAGATGTTATTGGCTAACACAttctatatgcatatatattggGTGTGGAACTTATTAATCAGCAGCTGCTATGGTAGGGTCTAGCACGGCTGAAAAGTCCATGGCAGTAGGGACCATTGATAATCCTAGCAGCCCACAACTTCATCATCAGATTACTATCACCACCGGCATCAACATCAACACTCCCACCGAAAGCAGATGCATTTCTAGAAGAAATAGTTTCAGGCGCTCTCCATGGGTCCTTGATCCTAAGAAGATTCTTTTCCTCTTTGCCACCTTGTAAGTCTACCGTTTCTGCAGCTCGAGTAgcttgtttggatagtgagatgagatgattagatgattttagataaaatttaaataaaatattgttaaaatattattttttaatattattattgttttgagatttgaaaaaattgaattgggatttgaaaaaattgaattgtttgttatattttgtgtgggaatttgagaaagttgtaatgagataagatgagatggtttctGAATCCAAACAGCCCACTCTTAAATCTCCACTTAAGGGTTTTTCttagaattttattcattggtGACAGGTCAAGCATGGGAACAATCTTATTGATATACTTTACCCTATCAATTGCCAAGCTCGATGCAAAAGAAGATGGTCTGGATTGGCAGCACTGACTGCAGGCATAGCCTTGAAAGTGAGATAGTGGCCAGCCAAAATCAGGTTCAGAAACAGAAGAAATGTAAGCAGTCCCTAGTGGGGTTCCAGTTGGAAATTGCAGTATGGGCTTGTTTTGACGGCGTTCTGAAACAAAATGCAGAGCATAAAGAATGGAAAAGATGTTAAAATAAGACTCCGGAAGTACTTAACATTCCGCAACTAATAGGCATCTCACAGGCTTGAAGATTCTTCTAAGCTTTCTCCGGGAGGTTAAGAAATTTACAGATGAAGACAATGACAGACTGCCCGgagacaaagaaaaagaatattgtttttgacatgATGGCAGAGATCAAAACAGatgagtttttcttttgtaaatttGCTTGTACTTGCCGTTTCTGCACAGCTTAGTAGTGGAGGATCAGAAAGTTACTCTTTGCTCTCAATCTTTTCTGTTCCGTTTCCCTACCGAATACCTTCTATTTTGTTTCGTCTTTCGGCACTCCAACATGAACAGGCCTTTTTTGTTGTATGTGGCTTTCATGTGAGTTGGCAAACCGGCAAAAGGACGAAAAGAACTACTAGATGGTCTGCAAGAAATTAAGTAATGCCAAGTGTGCGTGCACGCACGCATGCGCACTTGAATCTTTTACTTCTCTCAGAAATATGGGAGGGAGAGTGAGGTTCGTTCTTTTCTAGCACTGAATAGACTAGAATTTTGGAAGACGTGATTGAAATTCATCAAATCCCCAACCCATTACATGATCTGTGGGTAATTCTTATGCATTAGGAAGCAGAATGAAGTCATACCTTAAGAGCTGAAACTTACGGACATCTCCATCTAGGTGAAGTTAGGCAAAAAGTTTAACATACAGTATATAACCAAATTATTGGCTAAAAGCAAGCACAAGTCAGCGGGCAAGTACAAGTAACAACTTGTCACGACAAGTGGACATGCATGTTTGACCATTTATAAGGACAACATGAACAGAAATTTCCAATTTTCTCTCGAGATTAATGCTaactataatatttaaataggcAAGTTTTATACAAACCCTTCTTAAAAAAGTGAGtcttattgataaaaaatagtttttttttcctacaCTTTTTTTATGTGGGGTCtagtatttttttacaaaagtttatatgaaatttatctatttaaggCTTGTAGAAATTAGTTCTTTTTCCTCCAAATCTACAAAAGTTATGGCTGAACTGGACAATAGTTGACAACCAAACTATTGTACAGAAGCCTTGAACAAGTAATTGTTGGGTTATGTGGAGTTGATTAGAGCTTGAGAAGAAGTCAAGCCAAGAGTTCACTCAACTTTCACTCAACATAGCGCTCGAGTGAAATTCAAGTAGAGAGTTTGCTTGAGATGCGCTCAATGGTTGGCTTGAGTGAATGTTCGATAGATAGTTCACTCGAGGTGTGCGATAGTGGGCTCGAGCAAAATTCACTACAACATTTGTTAGGTTTTCCCGCAAGGGCATGTGGTCGGAAAAACTATGGTTTGAGTAGGAAAAAATCTTTTTCCACTAAATTTATTAATGGGAGACTCGTGACTTAAATTTGATGACGCTTAGTATTTTTTTCCCACAAATTTACAAACTCGTGGAAAATTGTGAccttttttcattaaatagatAGCGGAGAAAGCCAATAAATTTCATGGTAAAAGGTTACTCAAATCAAGTTGATTAATGATAAATACTATATTTTATGACAAAATGTGCTAATGGGTATTAGTATTGCCTACTAGAGCatttgtttggggggggggggggggtggagggAATTCtggcaaaaaacaaaaaaagtatttgtCATGAGTCATATTCGCAGCAAACGGtaaaaagaattcaaaaaaataaaataaaattgtaaaagcaaaaaaaaaatatatatatatatatatatatatatgatattgtttcACACCTCTAATCAACATACaactaaattactaaatatcacAAACAAACATGTATGCAATTCACAAGAGgggaaagaaagagataaagaaatagaaaagaataaaaatgcaATTGTTTTGGAAAAACTCATTTGACTGCTCTTTTGATCTCAAATGTATACTAAAGTTTCAAATGATATATCTTGTCATCatcttcaagaaaaaaaaatggcaccatagtttcaagaaaaaaaatcaaacttattGAATTTCACTGGTAAAAGATTCAACCAAAATGAATATAACCAAAATGAAATGGTACCTTCTCATGTTCAACTATCTGGTATACACGAAGCATGGTGCGAGCAACTTCTGCATCATATTTGAGAGCAAAAGACCTGTACAAagcccccccaaaaaaaaatagaagaattaaGTGACAACACCCTAAAACACAGAAAGGACTCAAGTATTACTTCTTAACAAAATTACAACACTCAAATTTTGAGATAAGTCTTCAGATCATGCATTGCGTCATGCATTAGAATTTACAAACAGGTAACACAagcttttgataaaaataagcTTAGTAATAAGATGATAAGAACCAACTTTCTTAGTGATGTACAGATCCAGACATCCAGGATTGAAAGATCCTTGCAAACACCTTCTTCCAAGTCAATACCCACTTTGCTATTTCCATATGCATGTTCAGCATATAGAGAATATATGATCTCCATTTTTTTTGGGCTTTGTATAGATCATTTGCTCTCAAATATGCTGCAGAAGTTGCTTGCACTATGCTTCGGGGTAGAAAAACCTTCACTCTGTAACCTACAATTAAATCTCGCTTCACTATGAAATCCAGCTACAATTACATTAACCTTCCTCCATACACAATCAAATCCAATCCAACACTAATCTAACACCAAATTAAGTTCCATTTATTGCTTACATCCAAAAGCATAACACAACCCAACCAAGCATGCCAATACAACCAACACATGAAATCTTCCCATACCATTTATGCACCTACTCCACACTTTCACAAAGCTTACAAGCTTTATACACATACTGCACATTCCATACAAACTTCTTTAGTCAACCCGATGCATCACTCTTATAATTTATCATAGTTAACACATTAAATATACAAAATCTATCCAATTAAAACCAATACTACCATGCTTTCCAAACTTACTACAACTCCACTATTCAATCCCAATACTTCAAGGCACACCATCTCAATCCAAACTCTATATGCTCATATCCAATACCTCAATACAATTCATCAATAAATATCATCCAACTCAAACATAATCATGTATTTAGAAATCATTTCCGTGCTCACACATCCAATATGAGTGAAGTTAAAgattaaatatcaaatacatCAACTACAAACAGTCCAACCATTACATTACTCCAATATAGCATCAATTCATAGGATTCCACTTCACACTCCCATATGTATAATCTAATAATTTCACAACCCAACAACATCACAAACCAAACCCACTTTCCTCAGTCTACCACATCAACACAATCAATTTATAACAGATCTGTCCATAATTTAACACACACAATTAATCAAAGAAATAATCTAGAGGAGATCAAGGGAATAGTTGTTATACCATAAACAATCTAGACGTGGCTACAGTGTTACTTGTGGTTGTAGTTGTTGCTTGCCATCGCTTTAGAATGTGTCACACGGTGGTCTCATGGTGGTGGTCACGATCTCACTGGGAGGATAAAGAGGCTGAGATTGTGGGTCGAGGTGGCTCACAATGGGCCTAGCGACGGATCTAAGCTGTGATGAGGAAAATACTGAGACGGATATGGAACATGCAAGGCAGATGGAAAGTTGGGGGTTTCGACTGGGGGAAAGGGAGGAAGGGGGTCATCGGCAAGATAGGGGGCTACTGGTGCTGGTGCAGCTCAGTCGCTAGCGGCAAAGCTAGCTCTCGATGGCAAGGAACCGAGTGAATGAGAGGGGACTCAATTTGGGCGTGCcttggggagagagaaagggaagagagggagagagaggcgtGGGGTTGCTGGGTCCAGTGAGGTGGTCGTGCTCGGTGGTAGTGACATGGGATGCGATGGTGGCCTAGGGTGGAgccaaggagagagagagagagagagagagagagagagagagagagagagagagagagagagagagagagagagagagagagagagagagagagagagagagagagagagagagagagagagagagagagagagagagaagaagaagaagaagaagaagaagaagaagaagaagaagaagaagaaatggtgGGGATAAAAGATTAGGGTTTGGACTTTTAATGTCAACCCTTCATTTTAAGATCTTCAAATCTAATCCAAGGATGATGAATTAAACTAACTAAAAATTAGGGCAGAGGTTAAAAATAAGTTGCGGAATACTTATTTGCGGCAACAACAAGTTGCCACAAGAAAAAAGTATATCTGAAAACATTAGTTTTACGGATGACTTTTTTGTCCATCAAACATATTTCAGATCaaaatgtttgttttatttgcgGTGACATAAAGTCGTCACAAAAACTAGTTTTACCCACGATTTTGAAATCATGGATATGAAGTCGTGGTAAAAGAACATATGTTTTTTCCACGGATACATGTTTGTAATAGTAAGTATTCTCCGTGAGCATATATCGTGGGAAAAGAATTCGTGGGAAGAGGccaattttgttgtagtgttaaCCCGAGAGTTTGCATTTGCACTAGTGTCACTTGATGGATTGCTCGAGCTAACATGAAACAGAGAGTTCACTCAATACATACTTAACAAGCCAGTGGAGCAAATAACCCAACAAGTTGTCGCCTTATGGTTTTCTCGccatttgctatatatatatgtaatgatattttacaaaaatagaatATATTGAAGAACAGAGGCACAAATGGCGATTAGAGAGAAAAacgtgaagagagagagagagagagagagagagagagttgagattgtgatAAGCAGAGAGAAGCTCTTCTAACTCACTGTATAtttgtaaatctcctctgaataAAATTTCCTCCAATTTCGTAGATATAAGCACATTGTTAAATCACATAAATCTTATATTGTGTGATTCATTCATGTGTTTACGAATTCATTATCGTTGCAATTGAGTGCGGTGTTTTCCCCAACAGTAATCATTTGGGATGATCCGATCAGCaatgattatttttcttgagtATGCATTAGGACATGATCAAGTAACAAATTTATTGCTGTAGCATGCATGTATTAGAAACTATTGCATAGCTGATAAGAAGAGGGGGGGAAAAGtaaattacattattttgtaCAAATTGAatatacttacatatatatatatatacaaccatTGTGTACGCCAATTGGCAGATTGCCATCTGTAACTTAATTTTTTGGctacttaataaataaaaacttaatttttctgGATATTTCAATACAATCGCTAAAGTTTCACTTCTGAAATTGCAGGAAGGGACAATATGGAAAATTCGATTGGAAGAGAATGccagtactagtactacttctGAAATTTCACTTATACATTGATATTAGATCGAAGACAATACGAAATCCAAAGTGCTAAAAGATTAAAGAGTTCTTGCGGCCAATTGCTGGCCAGACAGGATTTCGTGCCAAAATCCCACCATAAAGTTCCAGCTTCGATTCTTTCTGCCAGTACCTAATTCTTTCTTTGGGTACTCCTCCTCAAAGAGACTTTTCAGCAATTCGACAACCAATATTATTACAATAGGCACATTTGTCATTTAGTATCCTTTCTGTGCCATTTAAATTGATTAGGGTCTCAGCTTCCCATCCCATTCATGAGTACTAGAGACACTAGTCATGAGAGCAATCATGTTAGCAACTTTGTACAGATCTTGAGGGCAGCGCCCCATCATGCATCCTGCAGCTTGATGCATGGTAAACTCTATTGCTTCACTCCGCCGAACGAAGGTACTATACCTCAGAAAGGGAAAATTCCTGCCAGAAATTGAAGTAATAGATCAGAACATGTGTGTTGAATAAATTGTATTTATAATTCTCTCTCGTGCTATATATGGAGATCGAAGGGCATCGCCCGAAGTTCTACACAAGAAGGATCATGCTGTTTTTCCTGTGAACCGACCACCGTACCGATTAATATTCTATTTCCATAGCACCTTGCACAAAGCCAGTACGAGTTACTAAACTTTAGACAATACAATCGGGTaactgtattaaaaaaatacaatttttaccAGATTGAGAACTTAGGCAGTACTCCAGGTTCTAACTCAGAGATCATCCctttggaagataaattttCATTCTGTAACTCAGTTATATGAAAGAGTGCTATTGTTCAATGAACTGATGATCAAGATGATTAGAATGCTGAATGTTATATTCAAAATTCCCACGAAACATTTTCGGATGCggaatctaatttaattttttggtgaTAGCTTTCGATCGGCATGCAAATGGAAGACATACTAGCTGTAAGATTGGATTGATCGAGCTGCCTaaattccttctttctttttctttttaactctcTTTAATTTTGATCAAGGATGTTCTGCTTGTTTTGAGAGAGGAGCTTAGACTTGGCCAGCTTGCAAAAATGGGCGTTTTCATCAGTACATAATAAGATATCATGCATTAATATAATAATCGCTAATGTTGAGTGATATACGAAAGAAACAGCTGCCTGGCCTACT
This sequence is a window from Carya illinoinensis cultivar Pawnee chromosome 9, C.illinoinensisPawnee_v1, whole genome shotgun sequence. Protein-coding genes within it:
- the LOC122277621 gene encoding uncharacterized protein LOC122277621 isoform X1 — encoded protein: MADNPKLVVCGLEENMGRQEISVSDHINGFQYSADKSDSFVIDMESLSHGGANKEITANPRITLQRSLSRKGSQRVGEKKIIPMTTAAAADRDPALATSSPRAAAMVGSSTAEKSMAVGTIDNPSSPQLHHQITITTGININTPTESRCISRRNSFRRSPWVLDPKKILFLFATLSSMGTILLIYFTLSIAKLDAKEDGLDWQH
- the LOC122277621 gene encoding uncharacterized protein LOC122277621 isoform X2; its protein translation is MADNPKLVVCGLEENMGRQEISVSDHINGFQYSADKSDSFVIDMESLSHGGANKEITANPRITLQRSLSRKGSQRVGEKKIIPMTTAAAADRDPALATSSPRAAMVGSSTAEKSMAVGTIDNPSSPQLHHQITITTGININTPTESRCISRRNSFRRSPWVLDPKKILFLFATLSSMGTILLIYFTLSIAKLDAKEDGLDWQH
- the LOC122277621 gene encoding uncharacterized protein LOC122277621 isoform X3; protein product: MADNPKLVVCGLEENMGRQEISVSDHINGFQYSADKSDSFVIDMESLSHGGANKEITANPRITLQRSLSRKGSQRVGEKKIIPMTTAAAADRDPALATSSPRGSSTAEKSMAVGTIDNPSSPQLHHQITITTGININTPTESRCISRRNSFRRSPWVLDPKKILFLFATLSSMGTILLIYFTLSIAKLDAKEDGLDWQH
- the LOC122277621 gene encoding uncharacterized protein LOC122277621 isoform X4 — protein: MGRQEISVSDHINGFQYSADKSDSFVIDMESLSHGGANKEITANPRITLQRSLSRKGSQRVGEKKIIPMTTAAAADRDPALATSSPRAAAMVGSSTAEKSMAVGTIDNPSSPQLHHQITITTGININTPTESRCISRRNSFRRSPWVLDPKKILFLFATLSSMGTILLIYFTLSIAKLDAKEDGLDWQH